The nucleotide sequence TTTTCCGGCTCATTGTTGATATTTCCTTATCCCATCCCGAAACAGGTAGCGGATTAGACAGAGATCGGTGCTCATATCTGACCAATTTAATAAAGCATCTCAATTCAGATATATTCTAAAAACATATGGAGACAGTCTGGAAGAAAGATACATCACATTTGTTTCAGCGATCACATCATGAACATATATGGTTCGTACCGAATCTTCATTTTCATCAGGTTCACTATACGTAAACCGCCAGGATTGCATAACATCAAATTGTTCTCCATTCCAATTTAATCGATGCAAAAAAGGCTGCTGCGCTATGTACAAAGATCCATTTTCCATTAAAAATAGACCTTCAAAAAAAAGATTCACTCTATAAATATCATTCTCACTGCCTCTGACAGGCCTAACGGGCGGATTTTCAAACTCATTGAATGTTTCAGATTTAAGAACAAGGGTCAAAATATGTTTAAGTGTTTTATCAAAAATAAAAACATAGGGAAGACCTGTGTATCCAAAAGCAATCAGTTCATTATGATTGGCCGTTATCTTGTATAAATTGTATGCAAATGGTTGCATCCCATTTGGGATAAGTCGTGGTACGAATGTTCCCTTTTGGTTAAATGGCGCATTTGCATCACGTATTTCAATTAAATATTCACTTGAAAGGTCAGATGGTAAATATAGATATACATCATCGACCGCCATATTATTTTCAGGCCATGTGAACTGAGCATCTAAGGAGTTTTTGAAATTAAGATTATAATCATATACAAAGACTCTCTGATTTCCGACATCCATTGAATAAATAGAGTGATTATTCTTATTTAATGATCTGAGATTTCTAAACTCCCCGGGCCCTCGTCCTTCCCGACCTACCTTTCTAATCCATACCCCGCTTTTATTCATTACCCAAATATTGTTATGGCGCTGTGCTGCCACATATACCTTGTCACCAATCGCAATCATCCCATTAACACCATACAAGTCTAAAGGAAATGGAAAATCCTCAATACTTTCCATTCCCAGGATATTCTGTTCATCTATATGTAGCGAGTCAGCATTACTCTTATCGAGATCGATGAGTTGTACCGGTGCTCCCCCCAATAATGAGTTCAGATATTCATTTTCTGTTTCCCGAACTAATTCATTTTCAGTCTGTACTTTTTTACATCCGGCAAATGTACAGATCCAAATTGCAATTACAAGTAAAACCTGGAATGATGTTTTTATTTTCATCAGGAAAATCATCATTTATGCGAGTGCTGAATGTTTTTTAAACTTGGTGACACTATATTGTACCACCAAGAAACGGAAAGTTCACATTAAGCTGCACCGAGTCCAGAACATAGTTCCGACCCACCACAAAATGTGCCATCATATTGACCTTGCCCGGAATAAATCGGTGAGCAACCACTGGGTGATCCCGTACAGTCATCCCCACAAATTTGGTAACCCCAGTGATTTTCATATTGACTAAAAATGATTTGGCATCCTCCGCAATAATGTTCAACACCAAAACATGTATCACTGCTACCGGCCATAATCATTTTCATTTCATTCCTGCTTAAGATTTGCAATGAATTCATATGTACTCCGTTTCATTAATGTTTAATATTACCTGTTTTACTCCGGCAAATCTGAGATCAGGTACAGGTTTTAAAACCTGTTGTTTGATTGCTCAAACACTCATTCACTTCTCTGAAATTTTTGCATTTCCAGAATGTACTTTCTTCCTTTTCAAGCTATTGTGATTCGCTAATTCATCCGTCAAGCCAGGAATCAATACTGCCAGATCCTTCACCCGGGAGCTGCTGACGGCCTAATTCCGTACATGAATGTTGATAAGATTCAAAGATCATGGCAACAGCCTGTAGCGAGCCAGATCCATTAGAGGCTTTCAAGTTGTTCTTTCATTGTATCACGCTGACACATTAATAAATTTACAGATAAGATTAACCCACAATATATTGTGGATTAAATAGTGACATTATTTTACTATTTTGTTGTGCTATTCGATTATCGAATTGGTTTAGAGTCCATTTTCGCAACTTTCCCTGCCCTCAGTCCCGGACCGGCCCCAATCCGCTTTATGTGGCCTTTGGCATTCAACGATTAAAGCATCACCGCAGAGGCGCAAAGGCCACAGAGTTTTTTATGGGGCTTCATGGTTAGATTTGAGGGGTTGCCACTGAAGCACGGAGATAGGATGATTTTTTTCCACTGTGTTTCACTTCGCGCGGAACAGATAAGCCGTAGCAATAATCAATCTCCACGATCTAATGTACACGCAAGTGGTTTTGGCGAATAGTCACCGCTGAGGCACCAAGGACGCGGAGAGTTATGCACAAGGCAGAGTCGATGGATCAAATCTAAGTGTTGACAGTAATGTTATTGCCGCTGCAACGGCTTTCTTAAACCTTACTATCACAAGGGCCAAATGAATTGAAAAATCATACCCGTGCTGCGTTTCAGATAATAGGCGTGCTCTCCATCCGGAGAGACTGTAAACCCTTCCATAAATCCATGAGCGTCAGGTGTAATTCCCTCCACTTTAATCAGATCAATCCTGGTTCCATCTTCGGGAACCCAGGCTATGGTAAAAGGCTGATCGTCCGGCATATTCAGTTGAAGTGCAACCCCGCCTTCCCGGGCATCCATAGCCCGGGCATAGATGAAAAGCCTTGGTTTACCATCCGAGTCAATCCCCCGGTTGTGATCTGAGATCCGATCGAATAGATGTTTCTGGGCTGGTATATTCAGTTCCATTTCCCAAACGTGTTCTCCGGTATGTGTGTATTTCTCAAGTATGCCGGTTGTCTGTTGAAGGGAGTAGATCGCATCAGAACTGCTGCTTAACAGTACCATGTTTAACATAACTTCCGGAATTTCTCCCCCGGATAAAGCCTCTGTAACATCCCGATTGTTGTATTCCGGTTCAGCTTTACCAACAGCTTTTCCGGCATAGGTTACATCTCCGTTGATTCGATCTGCAATGGCAAAAAGAGACCCCTTGCGGCCGCCGGTTGGTATAATTAGTTTTTTTGATGATAGTGCATCCAGCGTAATCGGGATATTGAATTCTGATTCGGAATGTATGGGATTCTCATTTAACAACTCTTCATCAATCAACCCGCCCAGGTGGTCAAAGGTTAAAAATTTAAAACTGTTGTAGTCATACACCAGGTATTCATCTTTAAAAGGCCAGAATCCTGCAATCGATTGAAGCTCACCAGGTCCCCGGCCTCTTTTTCCAAATGATAACAGACGTTTTCCCTCTGCATCTACTTTGATGATCTGATTGTGTGCCCCATCAACAATAAACAGGCCATCGACAGCAGCTTTCATATCAATGGGACTGCCAATAAAGGGGGCATCCTCAAGGCTCAAAAATACCTGAGCAGAATTGACCGGATACTCACGTAAAGATGTTTTCTCAGCACTCCTATCCTGTATACAGCCGATCAGTAGAAATCCTATACTTATAGCCAGCAGAATTGCCACGGAAGCACGGAGAAAAGATGAATAATTCTCCCCCTTCCGTGTTTCTGTGGCTAACCCATTGTGCCCCGATCTCATTGAGTAACTTTGATTGAAGAGGAGGAAGAGAGAGGGCATGGGATGGAATGCAGGTTGTAATGCAAGATTTTACTGGACTTAAATACGAAATCGGATTCTTGGGTGCAACCTTTTTTAACACCGCGGAGAAGCAGAGTACGCAAAGTTTTGTAAGGGAGGCTTTGATTCTGGTTCTTACAGGTAGATGGGTTGCCACGGAGGCACAGAGGGTAAATAAAAGAGAGTTCGAATAAAAATGAGTGACATTATCGAAAAATATTTTCCGCTCAGATCAAAAACAAAGCTCATCATTGAAACGGGAATTGAGATCCATAGAAAACTGGGCAGTGGTTTTCTAGAAATTGTATATAAGGATGCATTTGAATATGAGTTCAATTCACAGAACATTCCTTTTGAGCGAGAAAGAAAGTACCAGATCCGATACAAGAGTACCATTCTTCCGCACAAGTTTTATGCTGATTTCGTGGTATTTGATAAAGTGATCCTGGAAATAAAAGCTAAAGAAGACATAGCACCTGAAGACATGGCACAAACCATCAATTATCTGAAATGTTCAGGATGCAAAGTGGGTCTCATTCTGAACTTCGGTAAGAGTAGGTTGGACATCAAACGAGTAGTATTTTAGAGCCTTTAAAAAATCAGGGTTGCCACACCTCATATGGATCTGCGAGAGGCACGGAGAAAAGATAAATAATACTCCTCATTCCGTGCCTCCGTGGCATCAACTGAATCTGATTAATTGCTCAGATTTCTTATTCCAAGACTAAAACCTTCACTATCCCGGTGGCTCTCTGCCTGTGCATTGATCATGAACGCCTCCCGCACGTCGTCGATGTCGGTCAGGCCGGTTTGGATGAGGCTGCGTTTGAGCAGGAGGCGGTCGGAGAAGCCGGGGAGCAGAATTTGCGGGTGGTACATCCAGAAGCGCTCTTCCGTGGTTTCGGAGGCCGCCCGGGCCAGGTTGGTGGTGCAGGTGCTGGTAAGCGTATGATAGAACTCCGGGTTTTCACGCAGCCCGTTGGCCCGCTCCAGCATGGAAAGAAACAGGTTGGTCAGGCTCGCCCGGCCGATCTCAATCGGGTAGAGATAGACGGTATTCCCCCGGTAGTTGGCCCGCAGGTTGATCACGTCCCGCTCGTCCGCAATCACATACATCAGCTCATACTCCCGCATCATACCGCTGAGCGGGTGGTAGCTCTCCCCCAATTCTTTACGTATTTCTACGGAGATGGCTATGTACGTACTGTCCGCAAAACCGAATGATAGCAGCGTGTGCGCGAACCCCGGAAACCCCTCCAGCTTCTCCACCATATAATCCAGCGAAACCAGGTCGCCCAGGCTCACCGTGCGGTCGTAGTGCGAAACAACATAGTCGTCCGGGCTCCGATAACGGCTGTTGCGGATATTGCGGATGGTTACCGAATCCGAATCGGCATCAGCGGCGAACTCCGCATAGGCCAGGATCTGCTGGTCGGGACTCCACTCGCGGTCGTTCGAAGCTGTTTTCGTCAGAACGGTAACGACCAGAACCAAAGGGACAACCAGCAGCAGGGTCAGGAGAATATGTCGGAATCGAATCTTGCGCAAATCTTTTGATGGACGATGAGTGATGAGTAATGTAAGATCTTATAAAAAAAGATAACCAAATACTCTGAGGCCTTAGCCCCGAGGCTTCGGGGCGGTGATTATTTTACATCAGAGGCGCACAGAGCGCTGAGGACTACTAAAGGTCTAAACAGGGATTATGACTATCAAAATTTCTCATGGGCCTGAATTAACCACCCCCAGCCCCTCCTTAAAAAGGAGGGGAGATTTCAAATCCATTTTCTTTCTCATAACACATCCAATAAAAACATTCCTCCTCCGCGGCCTTTGCGCCTCTGCGGTGATTTTTTTTACCGCAGAGACCCGGAGTACGCTAAGGTTTATAATCAAATGGCACCATGTCGGCCATGCGGCGGGTGGCCCAGTAGAGCTCGATTCCCACCGAGGAGAGGTCGGCCAGCGTACCGTCGGGCATCACAAAGAAAACCTGATCTTGCCGCAGAGGCACCAGCCTGGCCCGTTCACGGGTATCGTTCAAATACTCTTCACGGCCTATCAGTACATCGACAGGCTCCCTCAACACAAATCCCTTTACACCCTGCACTGCCAGCGATTGATCCAGCCCGTGCGACCTCAGGGTTGAAATCAGCCTGTTCCGCCCCACCGAATAGATCCGGGTCTCCCGCTGCGTATTCATGCGAACAAGCTCAAACTGGTTTTGCGACAGCTCCCCCTCATAGAGGCTCAGTAAAAAATGGCGTAGCGATCCTTCGAACGCATTTTCCCGGGCACGGCGCCATCTCCTTGCCTGACGGCCCGATTCTGTCTCCATCTCTTCAAACCGCACCGTAACGCGATACTGGCCGGTACCTTCAAAGAGATTCCAGGAAAAATCGTCCAGGTCGGCTGTGAGCTCATACCCCAGGGCATGATTCAGAATACGGACCGGTTCCTCTGCCGAAGCAACCAGTTCGCCGTCATCGTTGCGATCAAAATCGATCATCCATCGGTTCTCAATTTCTGCATCGGAGGCATTCGACGTTGTGCCCAGGAACTCTTCCTTGAATTGTGCAAAGTTGCGCAGCCACTCCGAGTTGTCGGCCCGGACCTCCACCTCGCCCAGTTCCACCGGATCCTCCGTCATCTCCGCATTAAACTGAAGCGTTCCCGAATCCTCCCGTATGGAGATGGACCGTTTTTGCATCTCAAATCCGATCATACTGAAAACCAGTTCAAAATTGCCCGTGAGCGGAGTGCGGAACGAATAGCGGCCGTCTTCATCAGTGGCATCGCCCTGCGTGGTGAAGGAGAGGTAAACATTCACCCCCTGAAGCGGCTCACCGGTTGCCTCATCCACCACCAGTCCGGTGATATGGGTAACTCCCTCCTCGGCATCCTGCGCCGTTCCCCGTTCCGAAATAGCGATCAGCACGATAAAAACGAAAAGCACTGTCAGGATGTACCGGATATCTTTTACCACATATATCATGTTGATTCTTATTTACAAATCCTATTTACGTTAATGATAGTAATCAATTTCTTAATGCGTCTCAAGGTTTATGTTGGGAGTGTCTGGAGTTTGGAGTTTGGAGTTAGGAGTTGGGAGTTAGGAGTTATCGAGTATTGAGATAGGTTCAATAATCGCATATCACAAGTCGCCAGTCACAAGTCGCCACTCGAACTCCTCCCGTCAGATGGTTGACGTCTGAAATTTCACTTTTCCCTGTCACATTGATATCCTGTCCTCCTGATATACTGTAAAGCGGCGCCGGAAAGTCTTAGCTCCAATCGGTATCAGGATGCGCCGCCCCTGTATTAACGTGCCATTGTCATCCCGACCAAGTGATCCGTCAGCCGACGGAGAGCGCGTGGAGAGATCTCCGAGCGCGGCAAAGGGGAGAATTGGCCAATGCCTGTCCAAATGCACAATTTGGGGATGTCTCCTAACCCCCGCGCTTTCCGCGACTCCGCGGTTCCAAAAGGGTTAACCGCAAAGGGCGCCAAGATACCTAATGAACACACCCCTAAATCCCCTCTTCCCATCGGGATCCCTACGAGGCAAGAGGGGACTTTTCACTTTTGCCTTTTCACTTTTCAACCCATTTTCATAACCTTTGGCAGTATACAATTACGAATACCACTTCCATGCCCAAATACTTATCACTGATCTTATCATCTCTCCTGCTCATCGCAGTTGTATGGCTGCTCAGCATGCCGCTGGGTCCTCTGCCGCCTGCAGGATCTTTTTTCCATCCGGTTCAGGGTTTCTGGGCCAATGCGGAAACGCAGCCTGTCACCGGACTCATTGAATTCCCGGAGTCCGCGGTTTCTGCTCCCGTTGAGGTGTACTATGATGAGCGCGGGGTCCCACACATCTTCGCTGAAAACGATGAGGATCTCTATTTTGCACAGGGCTATGTAACCGCGCGCGACAGGCTCTTCCAGATGGAGCTGCAGATCCGCGGTGCCGGCGGCATGCTGGCCGAATGGCTCGGACCGGACCTGGTTGAGTACGACCGAAACCAGCGACGTCTGGGCATGCTTTACGGTGCGGAAAGCGCCATGGAGGAGATCGGCAACCATCCCGAAATCGCCTCCGCCATTCAAGCCTATGCGGACGGTGTAAACGCCTTCATCAGCTCGCTTCGGTATGAGACTTACCCCATCGAGTACAAGCTCCTGAATGTGGAGCCGGCGGAATGGCGGCCTTTGAATACCGCCCTTCTGCTAAAATACATGACCCAGATGCTGGCCGCACGCAACAGCGATGTAGCCACCAGCAACACCCTGGCACGTTTCGGAGAGGAGTTTGTTGACAATTATCTGAGCGAGCGGCCTGATTTGATGGACCCTATCATTCCTCCGGATACTCCGTGGAATTTCAACCCTGTACCTGACATCCCCGTTGCCCCCGACACCCTGTACCAACCCTCGTTCAGCGATCCCATAGAGCTGTGGCAGCCCGATCGTCTCAACGGCAGCAACAACTGGGTGGTAGACGGATCCAAAACAGCGGGCGGCTACCCGATTCTGTCAAACGACATGCACCTGAATATGAGCATGCCGTCTATCTGGTACGAAGTCCAGCTGCAGACGCCCGATCACAACGCTTACGGTGTGAGCCTGCAGGGCACACCCACCATCATCGTGGGCTTTAATGAACGCATCGCATGGGGATCCACCAACACCGGCGCCGATGTGATGGACTGGTATGAAATTACGTTTCGTGATGAAAACCGTTCTGAATACCTTCATGATGGGGAGTGGAAGCCCGTGGAATCCCGTCTTGAGATTATTCAGGTAAACGGAGCGGAAGCCGTTATCGATACCCTGCTTTTCACCCACCACGGGCCGGTGTACCAGACCCGCGAGCCGCTGCCGCCCGGACGCACCATTCAGCGCGACCATGCCCTGCGTTGGATCGGGCATGACCCCTCGAACGAACTGCTGACCTTTTACAAACTGAACCGGGCCGAAAACTATGAGGACTTTCACGAAGCGTTCCGAACGTACAAGGCACCGGCACAAAACATGAACTTTGCATCGGTCGAGGGCGATATCGCCATGCAGACCGGCGGTGTTTTTCCCCTTAAATGGCGACACCAGGGGCGCACGGTGGGCGACGGGTCCGACCCACGCTACGACTGGCACGGGTTTGTACCGTACGACCACAATCCGCGCGCGCTGAATCCGGATCGCGGCTATCTGAGCGCTGCCAACCAATTTCCAGCAGCCGAATCCTATCCTTACTACCTGGGAGATGATTTCGCCCCGTTTGAGCGCGGCCGCCGCATAAACGACCTGCTGGCGGAGATGGACGAGATTACGGTTGATGACTTCCGAGAAATGCTGATGGACTCCTACAGCTACCATGCGGAGCTTGCTCTTCCGGTGATGCTGGAAGCCCTCATGGAGTCCGTAGAAACTGTCGAAAACCTGCCCATGGCCGGGCTGCTTGATCAGCTGGCTTCCTGGGACTTCATGAACCACGGGGATGAAATTGAGCCCTCTGTCTTCTATATCTGGTGGGGACATCTGTACGATGCGATCTGGGGCAGCAAATATGATCTGGAACACGCCATGCGCCGGCCCGACCGCGACATAACCGCGGATCTGCTGGTGCAGAATCCCGAATCGGTCTTGTTTGATGATCCGTCAACGGATAGCAGGGAATCATTGGCAGACCTGGCTCATTCCTCCTACCGCGAGGCCATTCGGGAACTGCGCAACCGCTACGGGGATGATCCCCAAAGCTGGCAGTGGAGCCGCGTGAACAACACGACACTGAATCACATTGCACAGATCAACGGCTTTGAAATCCCGGATCTGTCGACCGACGGGGGCCGCGAGTCGATCAACGCGATACGCGGCAGCCACGGGCCCTCCTGGCGAATGGTGGTGGAGCTGGATCCGGAAGGCGTTCGGGGGTACGGCGTCTACCCCGGCGGACAGAGCGGCAATCCGGGTTCCAGGGCATACGACCAGTTCGTGGAAACCTGGCGAACCGGAGAGCTGTACGAACTCGATTTCATGAGGGAAAAACCGGTTAATAATGAAGGATATGAACTTGTGATCCGGTTTGAGTGAGATGATTCATTTTAAAAGTTTCACCCTGAGTATTTCTCGCAGATTTACGCAGAGTTGTGCGCGGATTTCCGCAGATTTCTGCGAGACTCTGCGGTTCATCTGCGCAAATTTGCGAGAAACACCCTGCGACAACCCACAAAATGCCCAAATCAAGTTTCAACATACCGCCCAGCACAACAAACCCCTCCGGTGAGGAGCGGACGGTGGGCTATGAATTTGAATTTACCGGCGTGGAGATGCCGGAGGCGGGCGGCATCATACAGTCGCTCTACGGCGGCAAGCTGAGAGAGATCAGCACCTATGAATACGCCGTGGAAGAATCGCGGTTCGGCACCTTCAAGCTGGAGCTGGATGCACAGCTGTTCAGGGAGAAGAAGTATGAGAAAGTGCTGAAATCGGTGGGCGTGGATCTGGCATCTTTCAAAAACATCGACTCTATCGAGGACGCGCTGAAGGATCTCGCCTCTTCGGTGGTTCCCTTTGAGATCATCACCCCGCCCATGCCCCTTTCCGATATGGATGAACTGAACCTTCTTGTTGACCGCTTGCGGGAGATGAAAGCCAAGGGCACCGGAAGCTCCTTCATCTATGCGTTTGGCATGCACATCAATCCGGAAGCACCGGAGCTGAGCGCAGGCAGCATCCTTAACCATCTAAGAGCCTACGTACTGCTAGATCCATGGATCCGGAAAGATGCGGCTATCAATATGAGCCGCAAAATCACGCCCTATATCAACTCTTTTGAAGAGGATTATATTGACCACATTCTTCAGCCTGACTATCAGCCCGGTATGGATCAGCTGATCCGCGACTACATCGGATTCGGCAACAGCCGGAATCGCGCGCTCGACCTGTTGCCGCTTTTCATGCATATCGATGACATACTGACCTCATCACTGATTGAGGAAACGCTAACCAGGTCAAGGCCAACCTACCACTACCGTCTGCCAAACTGCTCACTTGAAGATCCCGAATGGAGCATTGCATCGGAGTGGAACCGATGGGTTTTCGTGGAAACCATGGCTGCGGATAAGAAGATGCTGGACCGTTACAGCCGCGCACGGCTCCGCCTCAAGCGGGAATCGATGGTCCGTTTTGAACACAAGTGGCTTCAACTGATGACCCGATGGGCACATGAAATCCATTGAGAGCAAACCCCTTATCGGAATCACAGGACCCGATCACGGCGGCGGTGCGGCCTGGTTTTTCACAGCCGTCTCGGTAATTCTGGCCGGCGGGCTTCCCGAGCGAATCACACCCTCTCGGCCGGCCGATCCGGAACGTCTTGACGGCCTGATCCTGGGAGGCGGAGCCGACGTGGAGCCCAAAAAATATGGCCAGGAACTCCTGGAAAAAGCGGTATTGGTTAAAAACAGACGAACGGTTTTTGAATGGCTGCTCTCCATTCTCTTCTTTCCGGTCTACTGGATCATACGCTATTTTCGCCATACCAAATCGGCTGCCATTGATCTTGAACGCGACGCCCTCGAACTGACCCTGCTGGAGGACGCTCTTGAAAAAGGCAAGCCGGTTCTGGGCATATGCAGGGGCATGCAGCTCATGAACGTCCACTTTGGCGGTTCCCTCCATCAGGATATCCGAGGATTCTATATCGAGCAGCCGCAGGTTACCTCGATCTTTCCAAAAAAAAGGGTCGTTATTCAGGAAAACTCCAGGCTCGAAGAGCTGCTTCAAACCAACGTCTGCAACGTCAACGCCCTTCACAACCAGGCCATTGATAAACCAGGAAAGGGTGTGGAGCCTGTTGCGCACGAACTCTACACCGACATCGTACAGGCCATTGAGCACCCCGGCTATCCATTCGCAATCGGCGTACAGTGGCACCCGGAGTACCTGATTCAGATCTCGCGGCAGAGAAATATCTTCCGGGAGCTTGTAAGGTGTGCGAGGAAGGTGTGAGAGGTCAAACGTCAGATGTCAAACGTCAGACGGGAGACGGTGTCAATCCCTAGCATAGCAATTCCTACGGGGCAAATTCCAAACTCCTAACTCCAAGTACTCCTAACTCCATGCACTCCGTATTTCTTCAATCCTCCGAAGCACCGGCGGGTGGGAATAGTTCAGGAACACGTAAAACGGATGGGGCGTAAGGTTGCTCAGGTTGTCTTTTGAGAGCTTTTTGAGCACGTTCACCATCTCTTCCGGCTTTTCGATGGTGTTGGCTGCATAGCGGTCGGCTTCATATTCGTGTTTGCGACTCAGCCTCTGCATGAAAATCCCCAGGATGCTCTCCACCGGTGAATAGAGTAATCCAAAAAAGAGCAGGCCGGCATAGACGCTCATCTGTTCCATAAAGAACGCATCGAAGAGCGCAGGCACCTGCAGAAAGAGTGAGAGCAGTGCAAACATGATCCCGGTATGGAGTACCGTAATCACCATGTTTTTTACAATGTGCTTCTTCTTGTAGTGCCCAATTTCATGGGCAAGTACAGCGACGAGCTCCTCTGTTGTGTGCTTTTCGATCAGCGTATCAAACAGGGCTATGCGCTTGTTCTTTCCAAAACCTGTAAAAAAAGCATTCGATTTGGATGATCGTTTCGATCCGTCCATCACGTAAATGCCCTGCAGCGGAAAGTCTACCTTTTCAGCATACTCTTCGATTGCCTGACGCAGTTCGCCGTCTCCCAGCGGCTCAAACTTGTTGAAAAGAGGCATAATCCAGGTGGGAGCCACGTACTGCATGATCATTGAAAACGCTGTTACGGCCAGCCATGCCCATACCCAAGCCCATTGACCTCCATACACAAAAAACGCGATGATACCTGCGAGTAACGGCGCCCCGATCAGTATCGACAACATCAGACCTTTCAGCAGATCGGATACAAACGTCTTGGCATCGGTCTGATTGAATCCGTATCGCTCCTCGATCACAAATGTTGACCAGATGCTGAACGGCAGGGAAAGAAGCGACCTGCCGATAACAAGCACACCGATAAAAATCAGTCCGGTGATTACTTCACCATACCCAAAGGATCGTGCCCACTGGTCGAGCCAGTTAAACCCGCCCGCAAACCAGAATGCAATCAGCACGGCAAGGTTGAACGTACCCGCAATAAATCCAAACCTTGTATTTTCACGGGTGTATTGCTGCGACCTTGCATAAGTATCCTCATCATACACATCTTCAAACTCACCGGGAAGCTCTTTGCTCAGCGATTTCAGATTCAACGCATTTGCGACGACGCTGAGAAGAAACTCAGCCACAATCGCGGCCAGTATGATAATGGTGTAGATGTTCATGGATTTTACTTTATTCGAGTGCAAAGATAACGGAATACCGGACAACTAATATACTATCAGGAGAAAAGGAACACTTCCCTCAAATTTTCCATTTGCTAATCTGAAACATCAGCAACTTTTCACAGTCTGCTTTACCTTATGCACACTTGATCGATGCAAGTTATCAGTATACTTCTCAAAAATGAATCCATCTTCCTTTATGCGTAATTTTCTTCTGCTCCTGGTACTCTTTATTGCTTCCTGCACCGGTATGCAAACGGCCACTCAATCGGGTGATCTCAGCTCAAACCGGTGGAACTCGGCACAGGCTCCGGCGTGGTACAATCCCTCCGAATTCGATACGCTGACGGTTGTGACCTGGAACCTGGAACACTTTGTTGACGGGCATGATAACCCCTATATCAATCACCCGCGAGAGAACAATCCCGGTGAAGGTCTGGCAGAGCGCCGGCGCCTGCTTGCACAGGCACTCAGCAGACTGGATGCAGACATCGTGGTATTCCAGGAAGTGGAAAGCGCGCCGTATGTGCAGGAGATGGCTCAGACCGATTTTGAAGAACTCGGTTACAGGTTAGTAACGGCGTTTGAGAGCAACGACTGGTACATGAACGTTGTAATCATGAG is from Rhodohalobacter mucosus and encodes:
- a CDS encoding amidoligase family protein, with amino-acid sequence MPKSSFNIPPSTTNPSGEERTVGYEFEFTGVEMPEAGGIIQSLYGGKLREISTYEYAVEESRFGTFKLELDAQLFREKKYEKVLKSVGVDLASFKNIDSIEDALKDLASSVVPFEIITPPMPLSDMDELNLLVDRLREMKAKGTGSSFIYAFGMHINPEAPELSAGSILNHLRAYVLLDPWIRKDAAINMSRKITPYINSFEEDYIDHILQPDYQPGMDQLIRDYIGFGNSRNRALDLLPLFMHIDDILTSSLIEETLTRSRPTYHYRLPNCSLEDPEWSIASEWNRWVFVETMAADKKMLDRYSRARLRLKRESMVRFEHKWLQLMTRWAHEIH
- a CDS encoding gamma-glutamyl-gamma-aminobutyrate hydrolase family protein, with protein sequence MKSIESKPLIGITGPDHGGGAAWFFTAVSVILAGGLPERITPSRPADPERLDGLILGGGADVEPKKYGQELLEKAVLVKNRRTVFEWLLSILFFPVYWIIRYFRHTKSAAIDLERDALELTLLEDALEKGKPVLGICRGMQLMNVHFGGSLHQDIRGFYIEQPQVTSIFPKKRVVIQENSRLEELLQTNVCNVNALHNQAIDKPGKGVEPVAHELYTDIVQAIEHPGYPFAIGVQWHPEYLIQISRQRNIFRELVRCARKV
- a CDS encoding M48 family metallopeptidase, translating into MNIYTIIILAAIVAEFLLSVVANALNLKSLSKELPGEFEDVYDEDTYARSQQYTRENTRFGFIAGTFNLAVLIAFWFAGGFNWLDQWARSFGYGEVITGLIFIGVLVIGRSLLSLPFSIWSTFVIEERYGFNQTDAKTFVSDLLKGLMLSILIGAPLLAGIIAFFVYGGQWAWVWAWLAVTAFSMIMQYVAPTWIMPLFNKFEPLGDGELRQAIEEYAEKVDFPLQGIYVMDGSKRSSKSNAFFTGFGKNKRIALFDTLIEKHTTEELVAVLAHEIGHYKKKHIVKNMVITVLHTGIMFALLSLFLQVPALFDAFFMEQMSVYAGLLFFGLLYSPVESILGIFMQRLSRKHEYEADRYAANTIEKPEEMVNVLKKLSKDNLSNLTPHPFYVFLNYSHPPVLRRIEEIRSAWS